One region of Lactobacillus johnsonii genomic DNA includes:
- a CDS encoding 5'-methylthioadenosine/adenosylhomocysteine nucleosidase, which translates to MKIAIIVPMEEEAEFYKKHFKSENKEVFGTTEFDHFSVNGNDIYLGLSGIGKVNAAMNLTSLLTKEDIDLIFMTGSAGSLQEDVKRKDLILPNKFMYYDAHNTSAGNYVEGQIPQEPAGYTLDNAFRAKFAAYLKEHNIPFKEGLIVTGDSFIASEAQKDEIKKNFSDALGVEMEGAAFAQVARHFNTPLVAIRAISDNGDANADNDFDKFVKEVGAKAASIIASYLEETVLD; encoded by the coding sequence ATGAAAATCGCAATTATTGTCCCAATGGAAGAAGAAGCAGAATTCTATAAAAAGCATTTTAAGTCTGAAAATAAAGAAGTCTTTGGCACAACTGAATTTGATCATTTTTCAGTAAATGGAAATGACATTTACTTAGGATTAAGTGGAATCGGTAAAGTTAATGCAGCTATGAATTTGACTAGTCTGTTAACCAAGGAAGATATCGACTTGATTTTTATGACTGGTTCTGCTGGATCGTTGCAAGAAGATGTAAAGAGAAAAGATCTAATTTTGCCTAATAAGTTTATGTACTATGATGCTCATAATACTAGTGCAGGTAACTACGTGGAAGGACAAATTCCCCAAGAGCCTGCGGGCTATACTCTAGATAATGCCTTCCGTGCAAAATTTGCGGCGTATTTGAAGGAACACAATATTCCTTTTAAAGAGGGATTGATTGTAACTGGAGATAGTTTTATTGCTTCTGAAGCACAAAAAGATGAGATTAAAAAGAATTTCTCTGACGCATTGGGAGTAGAGATGGAAGGAGCTGCTTTTGCACAAGTGGCTAGACATTTTAATACTCCATTGGTTGCAATTCGTGCTATTTCAGATAATGGGGATGCTAATGCTGACAATGACTTTGATAAATTCGTCAAGGAAGTTGGAGCAAAAGCTGCAAGTATAATTGCATCCTATCTTGAAGAAACAGTTTTAGATTAA
- a CDS encoding cysteine desulfurase family protein, whose translation MTRKNVYLDNAATTPMDPKVIEKISSEMADDFGNASSQHAFGRKARHVVETARHQLAETINAQDKEIIFTSGGSESNNTAIFGTVCARKDVGKKIITTKIEHPSVLNPMKRLAQEGYNIVYLDVNETGHINLDDLKRELTPDTILVSIMAVNNEVGSIMPLKEIGELVKDSNAYFHVDDVQGFGNIEIDVREMNIDLLSTSAHKVNGPKFLGFLYEKDGLKVSNLLLGGEQETKRRPGTENVPGIAGFGIAAQELNEMDKQKLQEKYQKFQKIILDELDENQIDYEINGTLEGEVSHHVLNLWLKGVGTYSALTNLDLSGYAISGGSACTAGSLTPSHVLQAMYGEDSPRIAESIRISFGRFNTEEEIQEFAEALVKMCKRLAK comes from the coding sequence ATGACTAGGAAAAATGTATACTTAGATAACGCGGCAACTACGCCAATGGATCCAAAAGTTATTGAAAAAATTAGTAGTGAAATGGCTGATGATTTTGGCAACGCTTCTAGTCAACATGCATTTGGTCGTAAGGCACGTCATGTAGTTGAAACAGCGCGTCATCAACTAGCAGAAACAATTAATGCGCAAGATAAGGAAATAATTTTTACTAGTGGTGGCTCTGAAAGCAATAATACTGCTATTTTTGGTACAGTATGTGCTAGAAAAGATGTTGGTAAAAAAATTATTACTACTAAAATTGAGCATCCTTCTGTCTTAAATCCTATGAAACGCTTAGCTCAAGAAGGATACAATATTGTATATCTTGATGTGAATGAAACTGGCCATATTAATTTAGACGACTTGAAGAGAGAGTTAACACCAGATACAATCTTAGTTTCTATTATGGCAGTTAATAATGAAGTCGGATCAATTATGCCGTTAAAAGAAATTGGTGAATTAGTGAAAGATTCTAATGCATATTTTCATGTAGATGACGTACAAGGCTTCGGAAATATTGAAATTGATGTTAGAGAAATGAACATCGACTTATTGTCAACTTCTGCTCACAAAGTTAATGGACCAAAATTTTTAGGTTTTCTTTATGAAAAAGATGGTCTAAAAGTAAGTAATCTACTTTTAGGAGGTGAACAGGAAACTAAACGTCGTCCCGGAACGGAAAATGTACCAGGTATTGCTGGCTTTGGTATAGCTGCTCAAGAACTGAACGAGATGGACAAGCAGAAACTACAAGAGAAATACCAAAAGTTTCAAAAAATAATTTTGGATGAACTTGATGAAAATCAAATTGATTATGAAATTAATGGAACTCTTGAAGGTGAAGTATCCCATCACGTTTTGAACTTATGGTTAAAGGGTGTAGGTACTTACTCTGCTCTAACTAATTTAGATTTAAGTGGATATGCTATTTCTGGTGGTTCTGCATGTACGGCTGGTTCACTTACTCCTTCACATGTTTTACAGGCAATGTATGGGGAAGATTCACCGAGAATTGCAGAATCAATTAGAATTAGCTTTGGTAGATTTAATACTGAAGAAGAAATTCAAGAGTTTGCAGAAGCCTTAGTTAAGATGTGCAAGCGTCTAGCTAAATAG
- a CDS encoding cold-shock protein, producing MRKGTVKQFDPNSAYGFIEDDLTHSSYFVFYKSIKEEGYKKLNVGQRVRYQLAQGKKGLQCINVYVDHD from the coding sequence ATGCGTAAAGGTACTGTTAAACAATTTGATCCAAACTCTGCGTATGGATTTATTGAGGATGATTTAACTCATTCATCTTACTTTGTTTTTTATAAATCAATTAAAGAAGAAGGTTATAAGAAACTGAATGTAGGTCAAAGAGTTCGTTATCAATTAGCGCAAGGAAAAAAGGGTCTACAATGTATCAACGTTTATGTTGATCATGACTAA
- the mnmA gene encoding tRNA 2-thiouridine(34) synthase MnmA: MVDNSKIRVVVGMSGGVDSSVSALLLKQQGFDVVGVFMKNWDDTDDSGVCTATEDYEDVKKVADEIGIPYYSINFEKDYWERVFEYFLDEYKKGRTPNPDVMCNKEIKFKSFLDFAMDLDADYIAMGHYAATRVDDNGVVHMMRPKDGNKDQTYFLSQLSQDQLKKVIFPLANLTKPQVREIAIASGLATAKKKDSTGICFIGERNFRKFLSEFLPAQSGKMVTPDGKVVGEHAGLMYYTIGQRSGLGLGSTKESTDPWFVVGKDLKKNELIVEQGYDSKLLYATSLDASSVSFFTGQPDHDVDLKCTAKFRYRQPDVGVTMHYHAKDNTVHVEFDEPARAVTPGQAIVFYNGEECLGGATIDRAYQNEKQLQLV, from the coding sequence ATGGTAGATAACAGCAAAATTAGAGTCGTTGTTGGTATGAGTGGTGGAGTTGATTCTTCAGTTTCTGCGCTTTTGCTCAAACAACAAGGCTTTGATGTTGTCGGCGTCTTCATGAAGAATTGGGATGATACTGATGATTCCGGAGTTTGTACGGCAACTGAGGATTACGAAGATGTAAAAAAAGTTGCAGATGAAATCGGTATTCCTTACTATTCCATTAACTTTGAAAAGGATTATTGGGAGCGTGTATTTGAATATTTCTTGGATGAATATAAAAAAGGTAGAACTCCAAATCCTGATGTAATGTGTAATAAAGAAATAAAATTTAAATCCTTCTTAGATTTCGCAATGGATTTAGATGCGGATTATATTGCAATGGGTCACTATGCAGCAACTAGAGTTGACGACAACGGTGTTGTTCATATGATGCGTCCAAAGGATGGCAATAAGGATCAAACTTACTTTTTAAGCCAACTTTCACAAGATCAATTGAAGAAGGTAATTTTCCCACTTGCTAATTTAACTAAGCCACAAGTACGTGAAATTGCTATTGCTTCAGGCCTAGCAACTGCTAAAAAGAAAGATTCTACAGGAATTTGTTTCATCGGTGAACGTAACTTTAGAAAGTTCTTGAGTGAATTTTTACCAGCTCAATCAGGAAAAATGGTTACTCCAGATGGAAAAGTTGTTGGTGAGCATGCTGGTTTAATGTACTACACTATTGGTCAAAGATCTGGCCTTGGTTTAGGTTCAACTAAGGAATCAACTGATCCATGGTTTGTAGTAGGTAAGGACCTAAAGAAGAACGAGCTAATTGTTGAACAAGGATACGACAGCAAGCTTTTATATGCTACTAGTCTAGATGCAAGTAGTGTGTCATTCTTTACAGGCCAACCAGATCACGACGTTGATTTGAAGTGTACCGCTAAGTTTAGATACCGTCAACCTGATGTTGGCGTAACTATGCACTATCATGCCAAGGATAATACAGTTCATGTTGAGTTTGATGAGCCAGCACGTGCCGTTACTCCAGGACAAGCTATTGTGTTCTACAATGGTGAAGAGTGCTTAGGTGGAGCTACAATTGACCGCGCATACCAGAACGAAAAGCAATTACAACTAGTATAG
- a CDS encoding histidine phosphatase family protein has translation MQLYFVRHGKTKWNLEGRYQGGSGNSPLLPESYEDIKKLAEYLKGTKFRAFYSSPLQRALTTAVMLRNDMGITVPVIVDDRLKEFNLGDLEGMKFVDAESKYPDQIKAFRYFPDRYDPSTFHGENFDHMIERGKKLIADIVKRYPNKDDKVLLVSHGAALCALIRTLEGYDIADIRKRGGLTNTSLTVLDTEDHGKTFDEVAWNETSYLDRKITSRDTI, from the coding sequence ATGCAATTATATTTTGTAAGACATGGAAAAACAAAATGGAACTTAGAAGGACGCTATCAAGGTGGTAGTGGTAATTCACCTCTTTTGCCTGAAAGTTACGAAGACATCAAAAAATTGGCTGAATACTTAAAAGGAACAAAGTTTAGAGCCTTTTATTCTAGTCCTTTACAACGCGCATTAACGACGGCAGTGATGCTGAGAAATGATATGGGAATTACTGTCCCAGTCATTGTTGACGACCGTTTAAAGGAGTTTAATCTAGGAGATCTGGAGGGAATGAAGTTTGTTGATGCTGAAAGTAAATATCCAGATCAAATAAAAGCATTTCGTTATTTCCCTGATCGTTATGATCCATCAACTTTCCATGGTGAAAATTTTGACCATATGATAGAGCGTGGGAAGAAATTGATTGCTGATATTGTAAAAAGATATCCTAATAAAGATGATAAGGTATTATTAGTAAGTCATGGAGCTGCTTTGTGTGCCTTAATTAGAACGCTAGAGGGGTATGATATTGCAGATATTAGAAAGCGTGGCGGCTTGACTAATACAAGTCTTACCGTTCTTGATACGGAAGATCATGGAAAGACTTTTGATGAAGTAGCGTGGAATGAAACAAGCTACTTAGATCGGAAAATTACTAGTAGGGATACAATTTAA
- a CDS encoding tetratricopeptide repeat protein — MDKKIANLYDAGNVDKAIHLLIEKINKHPKHIENYLQLSTYLIEQNATDQALELLEKARGLVKHPEDLTYNIAVCYYMQGDFAKSLALLNSIADDEETMYQKALIFMKLGQYQKALAYALTLKNQDERTLELIGDIWLSLGDLKSANQTYNKISEDQRNAKVNFLLGLTLFDTNPDEAEKYFKLSKNQDPKYFAQAQKQYNAVAKLIRGKNGRN; from the coding sequence ATGGATAAAAAAATAGCCAACTTATATGATGCTGGCAATGTGGATAAAGCTATACATTTATTAATTGAAAAAATAAATAAGCATCCCAAACATATCGAAAATTATTTGCAGCTTTCAACTTATTTAATTGAACAAAATGCTACTGATCAGGCGTTAGAATTATTAGAAAAAGCTCGGGGCCTTGTTAAGCATCCGGAAGATCTAACTTATAACATTGCTGTCTGCTACTACATGCAAGGAGATTTTGCTAAGTCACTTGCGTTACTTAATTCTATTGCTGACGATGAAGAAACAATGTATCAAAAGGCTTTAATTTTTATGAAATTAGGTCAGTATCAAAAGGCCTTAGCCTACGCCTTAACGTTAAAGAATCAGGATGAGCGAACTTTAGAATTAATTGGTGATATTTGGCTTAGTTTGGGTGATTTAAAATCTGCAAATCAAACTTATAATAAAATTTCAGAAGACCAAAGAAATGCAAAAGTTAATTTTTTATTGGGGTTAACTTTATTTGATACTAATCCTGATGAAGCAGAAAAATATTTTAAATTATCAAAAAATCAAGATCCCAAATATTTTGCTCAAGCACAAAAGCAATATAATGCGGTAGCAAAATTGATTAGAGGTAAAAATGGCAGAAACTAG
- a CDS encoding NUDIX hydrolase produces the protein MNLRETEISNKPIFEGKLIDLNVETISLPNGKIATREIVKHPDASAAIAINDEKKMLLVKQWREPIKQLTLEIPAGLIDETDASPLDAMKRELNEEGGYKAEYWEKVSEFYTSVGFCDEKIHLFYCDTLSKIENKRPLDEDEFLTQEWYSLPELKQLIASGEIMDAKTVMAITFWENMILTGNQSND, from the coding sequence GTGAATCTGAGAGAAACTGAAATCTCAAATAAACCTATTTTCGAAGGTAAACTTATTGACTTAAATGTTGAAACTATTAGTTTACCTAATGGAAAAATAGCTACTCGTGAGATAGTTAAGCATCCCGATGCTAGTGCTGCAATTGCCATCAATGATGAGAAGAAAATGCTTCTTGTAAAACAATGGCGTGAGCCTATTAAACAATTAACTTTGGAGATTCCTGCAGGTTTAATTGATGAGACAGATGCTTCACCTCTTGATGCAATGAAAAGAGAGTTGAATGAAGAGGGGGGCTACAAGGCTGAGTATTGGGAAAAGGTAAGTGAATTTTATACATCTGTTGGTTTTTGTGATGAAAAAATTCATTTATTCTATTGTGATACTTTGTCAAAAATTGAAAATAAACGTCCTCTTGATGAAGATGAATTTTTAACTCAAGAATGGTACAGTCTTCCAGAATTAAAACAGTTAATTGCGTCTGGAGAAATTATGGATGCAAAGACTGTAATGGCAATTACATTTTGGGAAAATATGATTTTAACAGGAAATCAAAGTAATGACTGA
- the recD2 gene encoding SF1B family DNA helicase RecD2, with protein sequence MAETSFTGRINGIVFENNQDLFKIIDVDLISKLPDYDRDNIRVTGNFGDIQIGSTYKFTGNIVVHGKFGKQFRIISYEPVLPHEEGSLAKYLSSDKFPGIGKRAAEKIIDSLGTNALDLIKSNPTEIDNLDLTQKQKDSLLSGINQMDSFSEIVIKLARYGINKKVAGNIYKVYHGDSLKKLEEDPYQALGEVRGFGFKTADNMGHALGIELNDPRRVRGAILSILQTALNTLGDTYVPLDELLTEAYDLVQSTSYDELANSVNELQRQGKVVISGDKAALQAIFQTELDIATELKHVVNNQVENEEFDNSDIEMAIKHVEETLEIEYDETQKSAIKNALNNPISILTGGPGTGKTTIINGILMCLKELAEIPSATLYSDDPPFLLAAPTGRAAKRMSEVTDISAKTIHRLLGLGIGENDATDVNELNGEILIIDEMSMVDMFLFKQLLSGINSTKRIVFVGDKDQLPSVGAGNVFGDLISSGAFPTTRLQVIHRQGEDSSIIKLAHAINDEEAEETIFNKTKNYSFIPCQPSLVGDAIDQIVNLAIKRGFKRDDIQVLGAMYNGQGGITHLNDILQDVMNPLSVKTKVIEAHNESFRIGDRILQLQNNPEKDIYNGQIGKIIGLNPDDKAKILIADFDGREIEFGIKDLNDITRAYAITIHKSQGSEFPLVILNLTMQNYMMLRRNLLYTAITRAEKNLVMVGEKKAYIMALRTPGNDRKTELAAKIRHELGLKEVENTSNVNAEQEKNKAELKEENVEPENYILTPELIYSGQIDPMIGMEDIRLEEKR encoded by the coding sequence ATGGCAGAAACTAGTTTTACTGGACGAATAAATGGAATTGTTTTTGAAAACAATCAAGACCTTTTCAAGATTATTGATGTAGATTTAATTAGTAAATTACCTGATTATGATCGTGATAATATTCGAGTAACTGGAAATTTTGGGGATATCCAAATTGGATCAACTTATAAATTTACCGGTAATATTGTTGTACACGGAAAATTTGGCAAACAATTTCGTATAATTTCCTATGAACCAGTTTTGCCCCATGAAGAGGGTAGTTTAGCTAAGTACCTTAGTTCTGACAAGTTTCCTGGGATTGGTAAGAGGGCTGCTGAAAAGATCATTGATAGTTTAGGAACAAATGCGTTAGATCTTATTAAGTCAAATCCAACTGAGATTGACAATCTTGATTTGACTCAAAAGCAAAAGGATAGCTTATTATCTGGAATTAATCAGATGGATTCATTTTCAGAAATTGTGATTAAACTAGCTAGATATGGAATCAATAAAAAAGTAGCCGGTAATATTTATAAAGTGTATCATGGTGATTCCTTGAAGAAACTAGAGGAAGATCCTTATCAAGCCCTTGGTGAAGTTCGTGGTTTTGGTTTTAAAACTGCGGATAATATGGGACACGCGCTCGGAATAGAACTAAATGATCCTAGAAGAGTTAGGGGAGCAATTTTAAGTATTTTACAGACTGCTCTTAATACCTTGGGAGATACTTATGTTCCACTTGATGAATTATTAACAGAGGCTTATGATTTAGTTCAATCGACCTCTTATGATGAACTTGCTAATAGTGTTAATGAACTTCAAAGACAAGGAAAAGTTGTTATTTCAGGTGATAAGGCGGCCTTGCAAGCAATTTTCCAAACTGAACTTGATATAGCAACCGAATTAAAACATGTGGTTAATAATCAAGTTGAAAACGAAGAATTTGATAATAGCGATATTGAAATGGCAATTAAACATGTTGAAGAAACACTTGAAATTGAATATGATGAAACTCAAAAAAGTGCAATTAAAAATGCTCTAAATAATCCAATTTCAATTCTTACTGGTGGTCCTGGTACTGGTAAAACAACAATTATCAATGGGATTTTAATGTGCTTGAAGGAATTGGCAGAAATTCCAAGTGCAACTTTATATAGTGATGATCCACCATTCTTACTGGCTGCACCAACGGGTCGAGCAGCCAAACGAATGAGCGAGGTTACAGATATTTCAGCAAAAACCATTCACCGTTTATTAGGGTTAGGTATCGGTGAAAATGATGCAACTGATGTAAACGAATTGAATGGTGAGATTTTAATAATTGATGAAATGTCAATGGTTGATATGTTTCTCTTTAAACAGCTTTTATCCGGTATTAATTCAACAAAGAGGATAGTTTTTGTTGGGGACAAAGATCAGCTTCCTTCAGTTGGAGCAGGTAACGTTTTCGGTGATTTAATCAGCTCCGGAGCATTTCCAACTACACGGTTGCAAGTGATTCATAGACAGGGTGAAGATTCATCAATTATTAAGTTGGCCCATGCAATTAATGATGAAGAAGCCGAGGAGACTATTTTTAATAAAACTAAAAACTACTCTTTTATTCCATGTCAACCAAGCCTGGTGGGGGATGCAATTGATCAAATCGTAAATTTAGCCATTAAACGTGGCTTCAAAAGGGATGATATTCAAGTTCTGGGAGCCATGTACAATGGTCAAGGTGGAATTACTCACTTGAATGATATTTTGCAGGATGTGATGAATCCACTATCAGTAAAAACTAAAGTAATTGAAGCTCACAATGAAAGTTTTAGAATCGGGGACCGAATTCTACAATTACAAAATAATCCAGAAAAAGATATTTATAATGGTCAAATTGGTAAAATTATTGGCCTTAATCCTGATGATAAAGCCAAAATATTAATTGCAGATTTTGACGGTCGTGAAATAGAATTTGGTATTAAAGACTTAAATGATATTACCCGTGCGTATGCCATTACCATCCATAAGTCCCAAGGATCAGAATTTCCGTTAGTAATTTTAAATCTTACGATGCAAAATTATATGATGTTGAGGCGGAATTTGTTATATACCGCCATTACTCGTGCCGAAAAAAATTTAGTTATGGTAGGAGAAAAAAAGGCGTATATTATGGCATTGCGTACTCCAGGTAATGACCGTAAGACTGAGTTAGCAGCTAAAATTAGGCATGAGTTAGGTCTAAAAGAAGTTGAAAATACTTCAAATGTAAATGCGGAACAAGAAAAAAACAAAGCTGAACTTAAAGAAGAAAATGTTGAGCCAGAAAATTATATTTTGACTCCTGAGCTAATTTATTCTGGACAGATTGATCCAATGATTGGAATGGAAGATATTAGATTAGAAGAAAAAAGATAG
- the rnjA gene encoding ribonuclease J1: MKLKNNEVGVYAIGGLGEIGRNMYCVEYQDEIIIMDCGIKFPEDDMMGINYVISDYSYLVKNRKKIKALVVTHGHEDHIGGIPYLLKKIPEIPVYATPFALALIRGKLDEHGILNSSELHEEHEDTVLKFDKLSVSFFRTTHSIPDTLGIAVHTPEGAVLFTGDFKFDLTPVMNQPAPDFQEMAKLGKEGVLALLSDSTNAEVPTFTKSERFVAHSLHDIITGIKGRIIFATFASNLYRVSTAIKAAVDTGRKVAIFGRSMENGVQNGIDLGYLDIPEGTLVDANEINHTPPEKAMILCTGSQGEPLAALSRIADGTHRQISLQPGDTVIFSSNPIPGNTTSVNHLINKLTEAGANVVHGKIHNVHTSGHAGQEEQKMMIELTKPEYFIPVHGEYRMQVVHTETAQSTGMPKDHTFVLKNGDVLALTKDSSRIAGHINIPDVFVDTSGSDDVGNIVVRDRQILAEEGLVVVVATVDYKHQRVLAGPDILSRGFVYMRESTELISQAQKHVYHVLKTEMAKDPQPKENEIRKAIIENLQDFLYSKTERRPMILPMLIEKK, from the coding sequence TTGAAATTAAAGAATAACGAAGTCGGCGTTTACGCTATAGGGGGTCTAGGCGAAATCGGCCGTAATATGTACTGCGTTGAGTACCAAGATGAAATTATCATCATGGACTGCGGTATCAAATTCCCTGAAGACGATATGATGGGAATCAATTATGTTATCTCAGACTATTCCTACTTAGTTAAGAATAGAAAAAAAATCAAAGCATTAGTTGTTACGCACGGACATGAAGATCACATTGGAGGAATTCCTTACCTTTTAAAGAAAATTCCTGAAATTCCTGTCTATGCTACTCCATTTGCTTTAGCCTTAATTCGAGGAAAACTTGATGAACATGGAATTTTAAACTCTAGTGAACTTCATGAAGAACATGAAGATACTGTTTTAAAATTTGATAAGTTATCAGTAAGTTTCTTCAGAACCACTCACTCAATTCCTGATACTCTAGGAATTGCAGTTCATACTCCTGAAGGAGCCGTTCTATTTACTGGAGACTTTAAATTCGATTTAACTCCAGTTATGAATCAACCGGCTCCTGATTTTCAAGAGATGGCTAAGCTCGGAAAAGAAGGCGTCTTGGCCCTTTTATCCGACTCTACTAATGCAGAAGTTCCTACATTTACAAAGTCAGAAAGATTTGTTGCTCATTCATTACACGACATCATTACTGGAATTAAAGGTAGAATTATTTTTGCCACTTTTGCTTCCAACCTTTACCGTGTATCAACTGCGATCAAAGCTGCTGTTGATACCGGAAGAAAAGTAGCTATCTTTGGTCGTTCAATGGAAAATGGGGTTCAAAATGGTATTGATCTTGGCTACTTAGATATTCCTGAAGGAACCTTAGTTGATGCTAATGAAATTAACCATACTCCACCGGAAAAAGCAATGATCTTATGTACTGGTTCTCAAGGTGAACCTCTGGCTGCTCTTTCAAGAATTGCAGATGGAACTCACCGTCAGATTTCACTACAACCAGGCGACACAGTCATCTTTTCATCTAATCCAATTCCAGGTAACACCACTAGCGTAAACCACTTAATTAATAAGTTAACTGAAGCTGGTGCTAATGTTGTTCATGGTAAGATTCATAATGTCCATACTTCTGGACACGCTGGCCAAGAAGAACAAAAGATGATGATTGAGTTAACTAAACCTGAATACTTCATTCCAGTTCATGGTGAATATAGAATGCAAGTTGTTCATACTGAAACTGCTCAATCTACTGGCATGCCTAAAGATCATACTTTCGTTCTTAAAAACGGAGATGTTCTTGCTTTAACGAAAGATTCTTCTAGAATTGCTGGTCACATTAATATTCCGGATGTCTTTGTTGATACTTCTGGTAGCGATGATGTTGGTAATATCGTTGTTCGTGACCGTCAAATTTTAGCTGAAGAAGGTCTTGTAGTAGTGGTAGCAACTGTTGACTACAAACACCAACGCGTTCTTGCAGGTCCAGACATTTTGAGTCGTGGTTTTGTCTACATGCGTGAATCAACAGAATTGATTAGTCAAGCTCAGAAACATGTCTACCATGTTCTTAAGACGGAAATGGCGAAAGATCCACAACCAAAAGAAAATGAAATTAGAAAGGCTATCATTGAGAATCTTCAAGATTTCCTATATTCAAAGACTGAAAGAAGACCAATGATTCTGCCAATGCTAATTGAAAAGAAATAA
- a CDS encoding diacylglycerol/lipid kinase family protein: MKKIHLLVNLKSGSNRGEKALKQIETVLKNEKMDYDIHISNYPGQLVPLATKVANEISSGTEYVIVVGGDGSLNQALNGVKNSEQPNTPLAYFPAGTGNDFARAAKLETDPLKLIRHLKNNPTVTKVDCGKYHDLINGETRYFVNNLGIGFDAYVVNKTNHSKLKTKFNKINIGNLTYGINIVQALKGQDNFKVRVSTNSHTSYYEHAYLVTTTNHPYFGGGVPILPIASIHNHHLDIAIVEKPNLVKFIYLFSKLLINGSHMKSNQFHYFESSAIEVKTDDPEYGQLDGEELSKRKFHLKFEVDHFDLLQ; this comes from the coding sequence ATGAAAAAGATTCACTTACTGGTAAATCTAAAATCCGGGAGCAACAGAGGCGAAAAAGCTCTCAAGCAAATTGAAACTGTACTTAAAAATGAAAAAATGGACTATGACATTCATATCTCCAATTATCCGGGACAATTGGTTCCACTTGCAACCAAGGTAGCCAATGAAATTAGTTCCGGAACTGAATATGTTATTGTGGTCGGTGGCGATGGTTCTCTAAACCAAGCTTTAAATGGTGTTAAAAATTCAGAGCAGCCTAACACTCCCCTTGCCTACTTCCCAGCAGGCACTGGAAATGATTTTGCTAGAGCAGCTAAACTTGAAACAGATCCTCTAAAATTGATTAGACATCTAAAGAATAATCCGACCGTTACTAAAGTAGATTGCGGAAAATACCATGATCTAATTAACGGTGAGACAAGATACTTTGTTAACAATTTAGGAATTGGTTTTGATGCTTATGTAGTTAATAAAACGAACCACTCAAAACTAAAAACTAAATTTAATAAAATTAATATAGGTAACTTAACTTACGGAATTAATATTGTTCAAGCGCTCAAGGGACAAGACAATTTTAAGGTCAGAGTTTCGACTAATAGTCACACCTCTTACTATGAACACGCCTATTTAGTTACTACTACTAACCATCCCTACTTCGGTGGCGGCGTACCAATCTTACCGATTGCTAGCATTCACAATCATCACTTAGATATTGCAATTGTAGAAAAGCCAAACTTAGTAAAATTTATTTATCTATTTTCTAAGTTGCTAATTAATGGATCACACATGAAAAGTAACCAATTTCATTATTTTGAATCATCTGCAATTGAAGTTAAAACTGATGATCCTGAGTATGGTCAGTTAGATGGAGAAGAATTATCAAAAAGAAAGTTTCATCTAAAATTTGAAGTGGATCATTTTGATCTTTTGCAATAA
- a CDS encoding DUF1831 domain-containing protein, protein MANTVIINGDNRKFTINPEIKRYALIDAGFTKTKRGNFMYKHPLYNESPYNATCQLKLTINEDLDHLTMVVTDTNGLQKVNIFKNKQLASMVELLNFILKDLEDRQIIAPC, encoded by the coding sequence ATGGCAAATACAGTAATTATTAACGGCGATAATCGGAAATTTACGATTAATCCTGAAATTAAGCGTTATGCATTGATTGATGCAGGTTTCACAAAAACTAAAAGAGGTAATTTCATGTATAAGCATCCCTTATATAATGAATCTCCTTACAATGCGACCTGTCAATTAAAGCTAACAATTAATGAAGATTTAGATCATTTAACAATGGTAGTAACAGATACTAATGGGTTGCAAAAGGTTAATATTTTTAAGAATAAACAACTAGCATCAATGGTTGAACTGCTTAACTTCATTTTAAAGGATCTTGAGGATCGCCAAATTATTGCACCTTGCTAA